The Humulus lupulus chromosome 4, drHumLupu1.1, whole genome shotgun sequence genome has a window encoding:
- the LOC133830140 gene encoding uncharacterized protein LOC133830140: protein MKLHLSKWNGILQNLFQSLKFEPLTEMKKARAVASIAFLVIIFLQGNQAEEGSDGSRTLIQDKEDALEVHCSRERSRVAWKIIEDYLMPFVEQAHYQIPNKCRLHHDNDIFRDQEEHKVHVDTNEWQCAYCKKSFRAEKFLDQHFESRHYNLLNVNGSKCLADLCGALHCDHVTNTKSRKTKCNPAAVARNRYLCESLADSCFPINRGPSASRLHEFFLHQFCDAHTCLGKLKPFSRGGKKETSVLYLATSILILMLLPIFYVIVFLHQREMRMRTQDLKRISPIGRKTKSS, encoded by the exons ATGAAGTTACACTTGTCCAAATGGAACGGGATTTTGCAAAACCTCTTTCAAAGCTTAAAGTTTGAACCTTTGACAGAAATGAAGAAGGCTAGAGCAGTTGCTTCCATTGCGTTCTTGGTGATCATTTTTCTCCAAGGAAACCAG GCAGAAGAAGGATCTGACGGTTCAAG AACATTAATACAAGATAAGGAAGATGCTCTGGAAGTACATTGTTCCAGGGAAAGAAGTAGAGTAGCATGGAAAATCATTGAGGAT TACTTGATGCCATTTGTGGAACAAGCACACTATCAGATTCCAAACAAGTGTCGACTTCACCATGACAACGACATCTTTAGAGATCAGGAGGAGCACAAGGTTCATGTGGATACAAATGAATGGCAGTGTGCATACTGTAAGAAAAGCTTCCGTGCTGAAAAGTTTCTCGATCAGCATTTTGAGAGCAGACACTATAATCTTCTTAATGTT AATGGCAGCAAGTGCTTAGCTGATTTATGTGGGGCACTACATTGTGACCATGTGACAAATACCAAGTCACGCAAAACCAAATGCAATCCTGCAGCAGTTGCAAGGAATCGCTATTTATGTGAG AGTCTTGCTGACAGCTGTTTCCCCATTAACCGGGGACCCTCAGCAAGTCGCCTTCATG AATTCTTTCTGCATCAATTTTGTGATGCTCACACTTGCTTGGGGAAACTAAAACCTTTCTCAAGGGGAGGCAAG AAAGAAACAAGTGTACTATACCTGGCTACTTCAATACTGATTTTGATGTTGCTCCCTATTTTCTATGTTATTGTTTTTTTGCACCAAAG AGAGATGAGAATGAGGACCCAGGATCTGAAACGCATCTCACCAATTGGGCGGAAAACCAAATCTTCGTAA
- the LOC133831966 gene encoding uncharacterized protein LOC133831966 has protein sequence MYNGVWEREGRDWVFNGAENLTFELEKDITYSQLVELLYSELEVDKVQYDLKLEVNYKYMKGLMYRPELIRNDKGVSLYLSMLLKKPDEFVPLFVTLVEKNIIVDRNPPPSTVKDTRSEVGTYVPETNPEVLVATAVPESNPFIPIVDHSGWVWAGFGWDWSRNGLWVDNRNSWF, from the exons atgtataatggtgtttgggagcgtgaaggtagagattgggtttttaatggagccgaaaatttaacgttcgagttggagaaggacataacttactcacaacttgttgaacttctgtactcagagctggaggttgacaaagtgcagtatgacctgaaattagaagtgaattataagtacatgaaagggttaatgtatcggcctgaacttataaggaatgacaagggtgtaagcttatatttgtcaatgcttttgaagaagccagatgaatttgttcccctttttgtgactttggtggagaAGAATATCATTGTTGATCGTAATCCTCCACCAAGTACTGTTAAGGATACTCGTAGTGAGGTTGGGACTTATGTTCCAGAAACAAATCCGGAGGTGCTGGTAGCCACTGCTGTACCTGAATCAAACCCTTTCATACCGATAGTTGATCAT TCGGGTTGGGTTTGGGCGGGTTTCGGGTGGGATTGGTCCAGAAATGGGCTTTGGGtcgataacagaaattcttggttttaa
- the LOC133830139 gene encoding uncharacterized protein LOC133830139 — MLKSTFNPFFSAFPANVRTRKQPFHVILSSFSQIPTTVRQNASPNDPTAILLQHHLSPASAYIHLPFCRKRCHYCDFPIVALGSASSQTEDDPRMVNYINLLCREIMATKAENKTNPPLKTVFFGGGTPSLVPPRLVSSVLETLRLQFGLSSDVEMSMEMDPGTFDVVKLKQLVELGVNRVSLGVQAFQEELLKSCGRAHGLKEVHEAIEIVDSCGVENWSVDLISSLPHQTPEMWEESLRLTIEARPTHVSVYDLQVEQGTKFGLLYKPGEFPLPSDSQSADLYKMASRMLSDAGYAHYEISSYSKSGFECKHNVTYWKNVPFYGFGLGSASYVGGLRFSRPKSMKGYKEFVENLENGMVECQKNNHIDFKDTATDVVMLSLRTAKGLDLKSFGEAFGDSLVVSLCKAYKPYIESGHVVGLDVKGRALSAEEFDSLLPKEDKEKIQKELAYIRLSDPDGFLLSNELISHAFGVIAP, encoded by the exons ATGCTCAAATCAACCTTCAATCCTTTTTTCTCAGCCTTTCCCGCCAATGTCAGAACCAGAAAACAGCCTTTTCATGTTATCCTTAGTTCTTTCTCACAAATCCCTACAACTGTTCGACAAAATGCCTCACCGAACGACCCTACTGCCATCCTTCTACAGCATCATCTCTCCCCTGCTTCTGCTTACATTCACCTTCCCTTCTGTCGAAAACGCTGCCATTACTGCGACTTTCCCATCGTTGCTCTTGGCTCTGCTTCCAGCCAAACCGAGGACGACCCTCGAATGGTGAACTATATAAATCTTCTCTGTCGAGAGATTATGGCGACAAAAGCAGAAAACAAGACCAACCCACCTCTTAAAACGGTGTTTTTTGGGGGTGGCACTCCTTCTCTGGTACCGCCGAGGCTTGTTTCGTCGGTTTTGGAGACGTTGAGATTGCAATTTGGGTTGAGTTCAGATGTTGAGATGTCTATGGAAATGGACCCTGGGACTTTTGATGTTGTGAAATTAAAGCAGCTCGTGGAATTGGGTGTCAACAGGGTTTCACTTGGAGTTCAGGCATTTCAAGAAGAGTTATTGAAGTCTTGTGGGAGAGCTCATGGTCTCAAGGAGGTGCATGAGGCTATTGAGATTGTTGACTCTTGTGGGGTTGAGAATTGGAGTGTGGATCTAATCTCTTCCCTTCCCCACCAAACTCCAGAAATGTGGGAGGAAAGTTTAAGGCTTACTATCGAAGCTCGACCCACCCATGTGTCTGTATACGATTTGCAAGTGGAGCAAGGCACAAAATTTGGATTGCT GTATAAACCAGGGGAGTTCCCATTGCCTTCTGATTCACAGTCAGCTGATTTGTATAAAATGGCATCAAGAATGCTTTCTGATGCTGGTTATGCTCATTATGAGATTAGTAGTTACAGCAAAAGTGGGTTTGAGTGCAAGCATAATGTAACTTATTGGAAAAACGtacctttttatggttttggCCTTGGTTCAGCTAGCTATGTTGGAGGGCTGAGATTTTCTAGGCCAAAAAGCATGAAAGGGTACAAGGAGTTTGTGGAAAATTTGGAGAATGGGATGGTAGAATGCCAGAAAAACAATCACATTGATTTCAAGGACACTGCCACGGATGTTGTTATGCTATCTCTAAGGACGGCCAAAGGCCTGGATTTGAAGTCTTTCGGAGAAGCATTCGGTGACTCCCTTGTTGTTTCTCTTTGTAAAGCGTACAAACCTTATATAGAAAGTGGGCATGTAGTTGGCTTGGATGTGAAGGGAAGAGCCTTATCTGCAGAAGAATTTGACTCCCTGCTACCTAAAGAGGACAAGGAGAAAATTCAAAAGGAACTTGCTTATATTCGACTTAGTGATCCAGATGGTTTCCTTCTATCAAATGAATTAATATCCCATGCATTTGGAGTCATAGCTCCATAG